The nucleotide window GGTGAACCGGACCACCACGGCGCGCGCCTTGACCGGGCCCATGGTCTGGACCAGGCAGCCCGTAATGTAGGCGTCGGGCCGTTTGCGCTGGGCGCGGCTGGTGATGTCGAGCCAGGCGTCGCGCACATCGCGCGGGGTCGCCAGGTTCAGGGCCACGCCGTCCACGTCGGAACGACTGGAAATATGGGGGGACACGATCTTGAGCGCCACCGGGTAGCCGAGTTTCTTGGCGGCGCGCACGGCCTGGTCGCTGGTCCGGACCAGCCGGATTTCCGGCACGGGCAGTTCATAGGCCGTGGCGATCTCCATGGCCTCGTTGAAGGGCAGCTCGGAAAGCCCGAGTCTCTTGGCGCGCTTGATGGCCCGCGAGGCCCGGCCCTGGTCGCGGCGGAAACAGACTTCCACCGGATAGGGGCGGTTTTTCCACCTGTGGTGGGCGAGCATGGCGGAGATGGCCCGGATGGCGGGCTCGGGGTAGCCGTAGCAGGGGATGCCCGCATCGAGCAGCATGTCGCGGCCCGGTCCGATGCGGGAGTCGCCCATGAAACTGGCGAACACGGGCTTGTCGCAGTCGGCGGCAATGTCGATGACGGCCTGGGCGGTCTCCTTGATCTGGGCGGACGCCGTGGGCGTGAGCAGGACCAGGATGGCGTTGCTCATCTCGTCCTTGGCCACGGCCTCGAGGGTGACCCGGTAGCGGTCCGCATCGGCGTCGCCGATGATGTCGATGGGGTTGTAGATGGCCGCGAACGGCGGCAGGGCCTTGCTCAGGACTTCCAGGGTCTCCATGGTCGGCCGGGCAAGGTGGAGGTCGGCATCTTCGCAGGCGTCCGCAGCCAGGATGCCGGGACCGCCGGAGTTGGTGACCACCGTCAGGTTGGGCCCGGTGGGCAGGGGCTGCTCGGCAAAGGCGCGGGCCAGGTCGAAAAGGGATTCCAGGGATTCCACCTGGATGATGCCCGCCTGCTTGAAGGCGGCGGTGGAGGCCACCACGCTGCCTGCCATGGAGCCGGTGTGGCTGGACGTGGCCCGTGCGCCGGACGGGGTGGTGCCCGCCTTGATCATGATGACCGGTTTCTTCTCGGTCACGGCCCGGGCCTTGGACAGGAACTTCTGGCCGTCGTCCACTGACTCCAGGTAGCCGATGATGACCTTGGTCTCCGGGTCGTTGCCGAGGGATTCCAAGACGTCCGCTTCGGATACGCCCGCCTTGTTGCCCAGGCTGACGAACTTGGAAAAGCCGATGCCTTCTCCGTCGGCCCAGTCCAGGATGGCGGAGCAGAGAGCGCCGGACTGGGAGAAAAATGCGATGGACCCCCTGGAGGGCTTTGCCTGGGCGATGGTGGCGTTCAGGCCGATGGCCGTGTTGACCAGCCCCAGGGAATTGGGGCCGAGCAGGGTGACGTTCCTGCGCCGGGCAAGGTCCGCCATCTCCATTTCCAGCTCGAAGCCGTCGCGCCCGGTCTCGCGGAAGCCTGCGGTGATGACGCAGATGGCGCTGACGTGGGCGTCGGCCAGCTCTTCCATGGCGGTGAGCACCTGCTCGCGGGGCAGGACGATGATGCCGAGGTCCGGCGGATGGGGCAGCTCCCTGACGGACGGGCTGGCGGCCAGGCCGAGGATTTCTCCCCCTGCGGGATTGACGGGCATTAATTTCCCCCTGTACCCTGCCGAGACCAAATTGGAGAGAATGACGTTGCCCAGCTTGTGACCACTGCGGGAGGCGCCCACGACAGCGATGGATTCCGGGTTGAATAGCGAGCGCAGGTTGACGTCTGATAACATAAAAAAGGGGGGTTGAATGGATTCCGCTGAACTACAGATTTCTATCCACCATCGGTTTGGGCAAGTCAAGTTCCTGGAGACCGCGCTCACCCATTCTTCGTTCGCCAACGAACAGGACGGGTTTGACGACAACGAGCGTTTGGAGTTCCTCGGGGACGCCGTGCTTGAGTTGTGCATCTCGGAAGAGGGATTCCGCCGGTTTCCTTCTGCCGCAGAAGGGCAGCTCACGCGCATCCGTTCCCAGCTGGTCAAGGAGCGGTCCCTGGCCGCCATTGCCCGGTCGCTGAAGCTGGATCGATACATCCGGCTGGGGCGCGGCGAAGAGCTGCAGGGCGGAAGGGAACGGGATGCGCTCCTGGCGGACGCCTTCGAAGCGGTCATGGGGGCCGTGTTCCTGGACGGCGGGTTCGAGGCAGCCAAGGGGTCCATCCTGGCCATCTTCGAGGACCTCTGGCCGCTGGAGACCATGCTGCCCGAGGCCAAGGACTACAAGAGCCGGCTGCAGGAAGTGGCCCAGGAGCGGTTCCGGGACAGGCCGATCTATGTCCTGGCCGGGACGAGCGGGCCGGAGCACGAGAAGATATTCAAGGTGGACGTGACCCTGCCCGAGGGCGAGGTCTTCCGCGGCACCAGCACCAGCGTGAAGCGGGCGGAACAGGAATCCGCCAAGATCGCGCTGGACTACCTCTGCGACGAATAAGACTCAGGAACAACAACCCGAAAACGACCGGAAATCGGGCCCCGTGGAATACTCCACGGGGCCGGCTTCCGATCGTCTTCAGTCGCGGGGCGTGTCTTACGACTAGCCGCCGATGAGCTGCATGGCCATTCTCGGCAGGGAGTTGGCCTGGGCGAGCATGGCGACAGCGGACTGGGTGAGAATCTGGTTGCGGACGAATTCCGTCATTTCCTGCGCCACGTCGACGTCGGAGATGCGGGATTCCGCAGACTGCAGGTTCTCGGCCTGGATTTCCAGGTTGGTGATGGTGTTTTCCAGCCGGTTCTGCATGGAACCGAGGTTGGCGCGGATCTTGTCCTTGGAGATGATGGCCTGGTTGATGGCGTCCATCGCCGCCTGGGCCAGGGCCTGGGTGGAGACCGACTGACCGGCGTGCTGGATTTCCCAGGTGGCGCCGTTGGCGTTCACCGCCGAGGCGTGTCCGAGGCCGAGAGCGGAGGCGCTCGAACCCTGGATGGCAACATAGTAGTAGTCTTCCGACGAGTCGTTGCTGGTGCCGAAGTGGATCTTCAGCGGGCCGGTGGACTGCAGGCCGGTGCCGTCGTGGTCCACGGACGGGTCGCCGGACAGGTTGCCGTTCAAAAGATAAATACCGTTGAAGTCAGTGGCGTTGGCGATACGGGTGATTTCCGAACACATGGCCTGGTACTCGGAGTCGATGATCAGGCGCTGATCGGAGTTGTAGGTACCCGTGGAAGCCTGCATGGCCAGCTCTTTCAGTCGAATGAGCTTTTCGTCGACCACCTGCAGGGCGCCGTCGGCCGTCTGAATCAGCGAGATCGCGTCGGACGCGTTTCGGATGCCCTGATGCAGGGAGCTGATTTCCGAACGCATGAGTTCGCGAATCGCCAGGCCGGCCGCATCGTCGGCAGCCGTGCCGACTCGCAGACCGGATGACAAACGCCGGGTGGAAACGCCGAGCCGTCCATAATGCTCGGACAGATTCCTCTGGGCGTTCATCGCCATGAGGTTGTGGTTAATGACTAAAGACATCAGAACCCTCCTTGTTCGATTCTCAAATCCATTTGCGACATGTACAGCATCATGCATGCCAACTTCATTTTATTAAGTTATATTAAGAATATAAGTATCTAAAGAAACTCTAGAAAGGACATTTTTTCCGCCCCTAAAAGGGCCTGCAAGCGTTATCTGTCAAGGGTTTGTCGTGGATAGAGAAGATTTTGCTTCGAGCAGCAGCCTGAAGAGGGCGGCCTTGCGGTATTTATGAGAGATGAAGAGAGAAGAGTTAAAGGCATTTCGCCTTTGGCGAGTCCTTCGCGGACTGCGGTTGCTTTTTGGCAGCCCCAAAAAGGAACCAAAAAGCGCTGTTACGAACTTGGCCGCCCGAGTTTGGCGGCAAGAATCTGATCCGTGATGGGACGGCTCCCATCCGGGGTGGGCGATACACTGTGCCTCTCCGTGAGATTCAACCGCCAATGGGGTATGTGCTGGCAACGGCTAAGGAGCCGCCGCCCCCTCGCGGTCGGTTTCTAAGCCTCCGGAACAGGGCTGGCATAGGTCTTCGGGTGGAAGGGGAGTGTGTACGAATTTTAGTCCAGTTGGCTTATGGGTTTTCTGTCGGGAAGCATGTTGTATAGAATGAACCATAATTAAATGATGCTCGCAGGAGCGACCATGGCTATGAATAACCAACTGACACCGATTAATTACATTGAGCATATCCTTAAACCAAACAAGGCCTAGAAGCTGACCAAACAGCGAAAGCGGCTTTTTCGGATCGCGTCGTAGCGCAGCGAAGACATGGCGATCCGGGAGCGGGCTGTTCGGATCAGATTCTCAGCCGGTTTGGAGGCGGATAAGCGAAGCAAAGAAGAGCGACTTTTGCTTACTTTTGGTCGCTCCGGCCCAAAAGTAAGTCGCCGTAAAGGCGAAACACACAGCAAGAATGAAGGGCTTTGTATGTCGCGGAGCGCGCGGAAGTCTCCCTGCCTCATGTGGGTCTTTCCTCCTCCTCCCGCGTCCGGCTTTCAGAAAACCTGGAGGTGCCTTTCTTTTCCAAAAAATCAACTGGCCGCCCCGTCAGAGCGGTCTTCCTTGCTTTTTCAGGCTCGCTGCTCGAAGCGCCACAATCCACAGCTGCACAACCGATGCAGCCCCGCCGTCTTTTCAGACAGCGGGGCTGCGAGGTCTTCATTTCCCCCCTGGGGGTCAGTCAGGGGGGTGGTTGGAGAAGGAGTCTATAGTATGGGTTACTTAAGACCTCTTTTTATATGACTTAACGCTTCATGGCGATGACTTCGCCGAGCATCGAGTCCGTGGTTGTGATGACCTTGGTGTTGGCCTGGAAGCCGCGCTGGGTGGTGATCATGCGCACGAATTCCGTTGCCATGTCCACGTTGGACATCTCCAGGGAGTTGCCGTCTATGGTGCCCTTGCCCGAGGAGCCTGCCTGGCCGGTCAGTGCCGGTCCGGATTCCAGGGTCTCGGAGAAGAGGTTGCCGCCTTCACGGCGCAGGCCGTGCTTGTTGGTGAAGGTCGCCAGGGTGACGGCGTACAGCTCCAGCACCTGGCCATTGGAGTAATGGCCGCTGAGCACGCCTTCACGGGAAACGGATACGTTCTGCAGGATGCCTGCGGCATAGCCGTCCTGGGACTGGAACAGGGTGGAGGAACCGCCGGTGTCATAGCTCTGGGTCGCCAGGGCGCTGACCGCCGGGTCCTTGAAGTTGGCAAGGTAGCCGGTGTTGTTGATGGCGTTGCCGACCATGGCCGCATTGGTGGGCAGGGTGCCCAGACCACCGGCCCAGCCGATGCTCACGGCACCGCCGCCGTTGCTGGACAGGTCCTTGTTCCTGATGCCGAAGTCGATCTGGATCGGCGTGGCGTTGGTGGACTCTGCCGTGCTGGCGTTGGATTTGCCCAGGAAGTTGGCGGTGCAGACCGGGTAGCCGCCGGTCGAGAAGTCCGCCAGATCCCAGTTGTTCAGGTCCTTGATGTTGGTGCCGCCGTTACTCTTGAGCGTGTAGGCGGACATGCCGGACAGTTGGCCCGTGGTGAAGGTCAGGGTGCCCATCATGAGCAGGCCCGCCGCAGAGGTGCGGCCTTCGCCGATGCGGGTCGTGTTGCCGTCCTGACCATCCAGGACGCGACGGTCGGCATTGGGCTCGCAGGTGACCATGTATTCCCAGACCGTGTCGCCGCCCGCATTGGACAGGGTGACCTGGTCGAAATAGACGGTCAGGTTGTGCGCCGTGCCGATGTCGTCGTAGACCTTCAGGGTGGTGGAGTACCCGTACAGGGTCGATGCCAGGGGCGTGTCTGCGGACCCGTCCCAGTTGTTGAACATGGCGAAGTATGGATTGGTCGTGCTGGTGGAGCTGTCCTCGGAAGACGGGTCCAGGTTGGTGACGATGGTCACGCTGGTTGTCGGGTTGGGCTCGGACTGGAAATTCTCCATGCGGATGTCCGTGGGCACGCCGATGATGCGGGCCGAGTTCGTTTCGCTTGCGGTTTCCGAACTGGTGGTGGTCACCGAGGTGCCGCTGCGCTCGATCTCCCATCCCTGGAGGATGTATCCGTGCGGGTCGACCAGATAACCGTCCGAGTCGAACCGGAAGTTGCCCGCCCGGGAATAGTATTTGTTGTCTTCCCCTCTGGGCGAGACCACGAAGAATCCGTCGCCGGAAATGGCCAGGTCCGTGGCTTCGGTAGAGGACTCGAAGGCCCCCTGCCCGTAGTCGGAAAAGATGGTGGACACCCGCACACCGCGTCCCACCTGACCGATGCCGTTGACCGTGGCGAAATCGGCGCTCATCAGGTCTTCGAAGTGCATTCGTGCACCCTTGAAGCCCGTGGTGTTGACGTTGGCGAGGTTGTTGCCGATAACCGTCATCCTTTCGGAATGGACGGTCAGGCCCGAGATGCCTGAAAACAACGATGCTCCTAAACTCATTGTAACCTCCTAAACTCTTCTCCAGAGATCTGCGGTTTGACCCGCAGTGAAATTCCTTTAACTCTGCTCTTCCTCGGCGCTTTCTTCGGGGTCCACGACAGCTGCGCTGCCCGGATCCACGATTTCCTTGACATTGAGGAAGTTCAGGTACCGGCCGTCCTTGAGGCGCAGGTACTGGGTGCCGCTGTCGTTGACCACGGCGTCCACGACGCCCGAGATTTCGGTCTGGACCATGACGTAGCCGCCTTCCGTGTCCTCGCCGAGGATGCCGACGCCGTACTGGCCGTCCGGCAACAATTGTCCGGCGTCATTCTTGCCGTCCCATTCGTACTGGTAGGAACCGGCTTCCTTGCTGCCGAGCTCCACGGTGCGGACGATGGCGCCTTCCGAATCGTAAATGTTCATCATGATGCCGGAGACCGTTTCGCCGAATCCGTAGTAGATGGTGGACGCGTTGCCCTCGTTGAGAGCGATCTTGTAGCCCTCGGCCTTGACTTCCTTGCCGATGAAGCTGACGGCGGAGAGCATGTCGGTCTGCTGCATGGAAGTGGCCAGGGTGGCGATCCCGTCGTTGATGCTGGTGAGCTGCTCGAGGCTCGAGAATTCGGCCAGCTGGGATGTCATCTCAGTGTCTTCCATGGGATTGAGGGGGTCCTGGTGGGTAAGCTGGGCCACCAGAATGGTCAGGAACGCGTCCTGGTCCAGCGACGTTTCGTGTTCCGTCGGTGAGTTGGAAGCTGCGAGCCGGGATTCCTGTTGTCCCAGCAGCACGCCTGTGGTGTCTGTGTAACCCATGATAGACCTCGCTTAAGCAATGATGTGTAACCCGTGATCGGCATGTATTGCCTGGTCACGGAGCTGTTGCAGGTCCTGAGCCAGAACGCCGCCTTTTCCCTCGCGCATCTGCTTCATGTGGTTGCGCATGGCGATCATGGCTTCCCGTTCACGAGCCAGGTTGTGCTCGTTTTCACCGAACCAATCCTGGTAGTCCTGGTTCCCGGTCAGGCCGGTCTGGACCTCCAGCTTGTCAACTTTCAGCCCGTGCGATTCTAAAGAACTCTTAAGAATATCAATATTGTCGGCAATGATCTTGGCCGCGTCCGCGTTCTCCGCGCGGATGGTGGCCCCCACTTCCTTGCCGCTGACCTGAAGCACGATGGAGAGCTTGCCCAGGTTCTCGGGAGTGAGCTGCAGGGTGAGCTGCTTGGTTCCGTTGTTCAGGGTCTTGAATATGGCGTTGTCCACCTGTTTCATGACCTTGGGGGCGGAAACTTTTTCCCAGGCCTTGGCCTTGGAATCCATTTCTGCGGCGTTGGTTTTGGTCAGGGCGTTCAGGGTGGAGCTTTCGGTCTGCGCCTGTGCCTGGGTCTGTGCCGTGCCCTGCTCCTTGCCGGTGGATCCGCTGTCGTCGCGCATCTTGCCGAAAAGGTTGTCCCAGTTTTCTTCGGAATCGTCTTCCTGCTTGTCCGTGGCGGTCTTGGGATCGGCCTCGGGCTTGATCTCCACCTTGTTGGCCATGGATTCCGTGGCGGTCTTGCGGGTCGAGGCTTCGGGCATGGCGTCCTTGCGGACCTTGACGGCCTCGGCCAGCTCTTCCTTGGCCTCGGTCTCGATCTGTTCATCGGACACGCGGGGCTTCAGGTCCACGGCCTCGGTGATCTGCCGGGCTGCGGTGGTGGCCTTGGACTCGTCGCCCATGGCCCTGGCAAAGACCTTGCCCACGGCGCGGGCGAGTTCCTGGTCCTTCTTGTCCATGTCGGCCATTTCCTGGCGGATCAGGGTGAAGGCCTCTTTCATGTCCTTGGGCAGGGCGTTGTTGCCCAGCATTTCCTTGATCTTGGCGGTAAATTCCTTGGAAAAGGCCAGGGCGGCGGCGAAGGCTTCGATCTCCGTCTTTTCGAGCAGCAGGGACTTGTCCTGCGGCATGGAGTCGACCTTGGTCTGGAGTTCCTTCATGACCTTTGAGAAGTTGCCCTTCTCAAGCTGCGCGATGAGCTTGTCGGATTCCTTTTCAGTGAAGCCGAACTTGGAGAAGAAGGACTTCAGCTCCACCTTCTGATCGTCGGTCATCTCGGCGGTGCGCGTGGCGGCCATCTTCTGGGCGATGGCGGCGGCCATCTGGCCCCAGGTCATGCCCTTTTCCGACTTGACCTTGTCCTCGAGCCTGGCGATCTCCTCGTCGGACATGCCATATCCCTTGAGATCGTCCTTGAGCTCCTCGAAATCGTCCTCGGTGACGCGGGCTTCGTTGTCCCGGATGTCCTTTTCCTTGTTGTCCTTCACGGGGACCTTGGTCCCGGCGGCGTTGACGGGCTCTTCCCGCGTTTCCGCGTGGGGAACGGCGTCGAGCATTTTTTCGTTGTGGGAGACGGGAGCGAGGGCGAGTTCGTTCTCGACCATGTCGGCGTGTTCATTGAACAGGTCGGCGAACAGCTCCTGCTGGTCGCGCTTCTTGGCGGGCGCAATCTTGACCGCCGCGATCTGTTCTTCGGCTTTTTCAAGGGCAATGCCGGGAATATTCTGCATGGTTTTCTCCTTCGGCACTCTTTCAATCAAAAGCTGTGCCAAAGTGAAAATCCTGCAAATACAAGGGCAAGCATCCGCATGGGGTAGGCAGAATTGACCGTGTCCGGGTGATTGCTCACGGCGGAAACGGAGCGTGGGAGGGGGAATTGTGCCGGGCGAGGAGCGGAACAGGGGAAGGGCGGCCGGGGTGTTCCGGCCACGGGGTAGGCCTACTGCTGGCAGGCCATCAGCCGTTCCATGAGACCGAGGGCGTGGGTCCAGGCCGGTCGGGAGTAATCATGGTTTTGCAGATACATCTGGGCGTAGCCGGTCAACGGTCGGGCAATGGGGGGGCTGTCGGCCCAGAAGGACTCGTCGAGCAGCGCGCCGGACTTGAGCCCGTGTTTGAACTGGCGGCCCATCTCCGGCAGGTGGGCGAGCAGGTCTTCGGAGACCCGGCCCGCTTGAGCGGCCAGATCGGTCCAGGCCGCCCTGGGCCGGGTGTCGTCCCAGAGGCCGAACAGGTGGCCGAAGTATGTCTGCCAGAACCGGGCGGCGAGCCGTTCCGTGTCCGGCGGCTTCCGGTCGAGCCGTTTCAGGTGATAGAGGCCGAGTCCGGACTTTCCGGTCCCGAACAGGGCCAGGCCGGGCAGGTCGAGGCCCGCGAGCCTGTCGGGGGTGTTGTCCTGCATCATCCGGTGGGCCAGGGCGGCCACGCGGCCCGGCTTGAACGGGTCGTGGCAGTGGAGCCGGTCGCGGGTGCAGGTCCAGCATCCCTTGGCGCAGTCCATGTCCGCCCGCAGCACGAAGTGGCCGGGATTGAGCGGGCCGGTCTCCCACGGGTTGACGTTGCCCATGGACAGGTTGAGGCATTTCAGCCCGGTCCAGGCGGCCAGGTGCATGGGGCCGGTGTCGGGGGTGATGAACAGCCCCATGGTCTGGCCCACGGCCCCGAATTCGTCCAGGCCGAGGGTGCCGCACAGGTTGAGGACCGGTCCCTTGGCCAGCCGGGCGACTTCCGCGCCCAGGTCCTTTTCCGCCGGGCCGCCGAAGAGCACCGGGCGCAGGTTGCGGCCGTGCAGCTCGTCGGACAGGGATGCCCAGAATCGGGCGTCCGGCCGTTTGGCCTCGTCGCTGGCCCCGAGGAAGAGGCCGATCTTGTTGGAGTCGGGCAGGGTGCGCGGGTGGGCGAACACGGTCGCCTTCATGTCCGGGAAGGGGGCGGCGTCCAGCCCGTTGAGCTCGGCCCAGTGAAATCGGTTGTACAG belongs to Pseudodesulfovibrio portus and includes:
- a CDS encoding acetate--CoA ligase family protein translates to MLSDVNLRSLFNPESIAVVGASRSGHKLGNVILSNLVSAGYRGKLMPVNPAGGEILGLAASPSVRELPHPPDLGIIVLPREQVLTAMEELADAHVSAICVITAGFRETGRDGFELEMEMADLARRRNVTLLGPNSLGLVNTAIGLNATIAQAKPSRGSIAFFSQSGALCSAILDWADGEGIGFSKFVSLGNKAGVSEADVLESLGNDPETKVIIGYLESVDDGQKFLSKARAVTEKKPVIMIKAGTTPSGARATSSHTGSMAGSVVASTAAFKQAGIIQVESLESLFDLARAFAEQPLPTGPNLTVVTNSGGPGILAADACEDADLHLARPTMETLEVLSKALPPFAAIYNPIDIIGDADADRYRVTLEAVAKDEMSNAILVLLTPTASAQIKETAQAVIDIAADCDKPVFASFMGDSRIGPGRDMLLDAGIPCYGYPEPAIRAISAMLAHHRWKNRPYPVEVCFRRDQGRASRAIKRAKRLGLSELPFNEAMEIATAYELPVPEIRLVRTSDQAVRAAKKLGYPVALKIVSPHISSRSDVDGVALNLATPRDVRDAWLDITSRAQRKRPDAYITGCLVQTMGPVKARAVVVRFTQDPQFGPLVSFSLAGPSAEVLGDISYRLAPLTLQDVQDIVREIKSFPLLRGVRGEEPVNLAAIEDILLSMSQMATDFPEIREMVLDPVLVDSEEAMVTDIRLTVG
- a CDS encoding flagellar hook protein FlgE — translated: MSLGASLFSGISGLTVHSERMTVIGNNLANVNTTGFKGARMHFEDLMSADFATVNGIGQVGRGVRVSTIFSDYGQGAFESSTEATDLAISGDGFFVVSPRGEDNKYYSRAGNFRFDSDGYLVDPHGYILQGWEIERSGTSVTTTSSETASETNSARIIGVPTDIRMENFQSEPNPTTSVTIVTNLDPSSEDSSTSTTNPYFAMFNNWDGSADTPLASTLYGYSTTLKVYDDIGTAHNLTVYFDQVTLSNAGGDTVWEYMVTCEPNADRRVLDGQDGNTTRIGEGRTSAAGLLMMGTLTFTTGQLSGMSAYTLKSNGGTNIKDLNNWDLADFSTGGYPVCTANFLGKSNASTAESTNATPIQIDFGIRNKDLSSNGGGAVSIGWAGGLGTLPTNAAMVGNAINNTGYLANFKDPAVSALATQSYDTGGSSTLFQSQDGYAAGILQNVSVSREGVLSGHYSNGQVLELYAVTLATFTNKHGLRREGGNLFSETLESGPALTGQAGSSGKGTIDGNSLEMSNVDMATEFVRMITTQRGFQANTKVITTTDSMLGEVIAMKR
- a CDS encoding glycosyltransferase family 9 protein, with product MSKKPILILQMQRMGDLILTYPLMLWLARRYPGHPLFVAAEKSFYLPLMKISPEATYFPYDGARHLKQHGYELVINLSIQEKAALLAGEVKAEHRVGPVQAENGTRFVHGDWQLYRTSLVRNNLYNRFHWAELNGLDAAPFPDMKATVFAHPRTLPDSNKIGLFLGASDEAKRPDARFWASLSDELHGRNLRPVLFGGPAEKDLGAEVARLAKGPVLNLCGTLGLDEFGAVGQTMGLFITPDTGPMHLAAWTGLKCLNLSMGNVNPWETGPLNPGHFVLRADMDCAKGCWTCTRDRLHCHDPFKPGRVAALAHRMMQDNTPDRLAGLDLPGLALFGTGKSGLGLYHLKRLDRKPPDTERLAARFWQTYFGHLFGLWDDTRPRAAWTDLAAQAGRVSEDLLAHLPEMGRQFKHGLKSGALLDESFWADSPPIARPLTGYAQMYLQNHDYSRPAWTHALGLMERLMACQQ
- the rnc gene encoding ribonuclease III, with the protein product MDSAELQISIHHRFGQVKFLETALTHSSFANEQDGFDDNERLEFLGDAVLELCISEEGFRRFPSAAEGQLTRIRSQLVKERSLAAIARSLKLDRYIRLGRGEELQGGRERDALLADAFEAVMGAVFLDGGFEAAKGSILAIFEDLWPLETMLPEAKDYKSRLQEVAQERFRDRPIYVLAGTSGPEHEKIFKVDVTLPEGEVFRGTSTSVKRAEQESAKIALDYLCDE
- a CDS encoding flagellar hook-length control protein FliK — protein: MQNIPGIALEKAEEQIAAVKIAPAKKRDQQELFADLFNEHADMVENELALAPVSHNEKMLDAVPHAETREEPVNAAGTKVPVKDNKEKDIRDNEARVTEDDFEELKDDLKGYGMSDEEIARLEDKVKSEKGMTWGQMAAAIAQKMAATRTAEMTDDQKVELKSFFSKFGFTEKESDKLIAQLEKGNFSKVMKELQTKVDSMPQDKSLLLEKTEIEAFAAALAFSKEFTAKIKEMLGNNALPKDMKEAFTLIRQEMADMDKKDQELARAVGKVFARAMGDESKATTAARQITEAVDLKPRVSDEQIETEAKEELAEAVKVRKDAMPEASTRKTATESMANKVEIKPEADPKTATDKQEDDSEENWDNLFGKMRDDSGSTGKEQGTAQTQAQAQTESSTLNALTKTNAAEMDSKAKAWEKVSAPKVMKQVDNAIFKTLNNGTKQLTLQLTPENLGKLSIVLQVSGKEVGATIRAENADAAKIIADNIDILKSSLESHGLKVDKLEVQTGLTGNQDYQDWFGENEHNLAREREAMIAMRNHMKQMREGKGGVLAQDLQQLRDQAIHADHGLHIIA
- a CDS encoding flagellin, which codes for MSLVINHNLMAMNAQRNLSEHYGRLGVSTRRLSSGLRVGTAADDAAGLAIRELMRSEISSLHQGIRNASDAISLIQTADGALQVVDEKLIRLKELAMQASTGTYNSDQRLIIDSEYQAMCSEITRIANATDFNGIYLLNGNLSGDPSVDHDGTGLQSTGPLKIHFGTSNDSSEDYYYVAIQGSSASALGLGHASAVNANGATWEIQHAGQSVSTQALAQAAMDAINQAIISKDKIRANLGSMQNRLENTITNLEIQAENLQSAESRISDVDVAQEMTEFVRNQILTQSAVAMLAQANSLPRMAMQLIGG
- a CDS encoding flagellar hook assembly protein FlgD, producing MGYTDTTGVLLGQQESRLAASNSPTEHETSLDQDAFLTILVAQLTHQDPLNPMEDTEMTSQLAEFSSLEQLTSINDGIATLATSMQQTDMLSAVSFIGKEVKAEGYKIALNEGNASTIYYGFGETVSGIMMNIYDSEGAIVRTVELGSKEAGSYQYEWDGKNDAGQLLPDGQYGVGILGEDTEGGYVMVQTEISGVVDAVVNDSGTQYLRLKDGRYLNFLNVKEIVDPGSAAVVDPEESAEEEQS